taataagcaaatactgaacactaacaaattcaatcaaagggctacgccctgcaattcaaacatattgggctcagccctgcatacaagctctatgggaacaaagGCTCCCTTACCTGCGTCCCAAGCTCTCCGTGCACTgatatcccaagcacagtcctctaacttgagcctcgccgaaaccctagtcacaacacattaacaatatccatccatcacgTTCTAGTCCATAAAGTAACTttgaatcataactctaatctctggaaccttggattctatcaatccgggtgataaaatccgtcccgagccttaacctttgagttcccaagcctaaacacacattAATACACagactggcactaagagtcgcggccctacccacaagtGCCGCGgttagcctcaaaacagaggctagcacttcaCTGAAGAATACACGGACCGCGACGCGCATCCAACTCCTTGGTCTCCCATGGCCGcgcacgcacacgggccgcggcatgcccctcctagggccgcgaccctcacctccaaacccagaattcttcatcttttcctgcattttcttcagacCAACTCATCCAATAGTCAAACTAACAATTCCAAATAATCATTACAAAgattctagcccagtttcaacatcaaaacccatcaaaacctgctccaaaaactCATCGAAAACACCCAAGAATAGAGCAAATTCTACTCACATGCATATCCTAAGAACATAGCTTAAATTCAAGTGTAATTCCCATGGGtagagcttacccttgctgagttaTGCCTATGAACTGTTTTCCCCAAGTGCCCAGCTTTAGCTCCTTAACTCTAACAGCCCAAAATCCTCAATTCTTGACTAGTTCCACCAAAGCTTCTttactggttttttttttttttttttttttcactaacATGTTTCCTTGAGTTGCCTTAGAGAAGAAAAGGTGAGAGAGGGTATAGAGTTAACTTCAGCTGAGAATGAGGGGAGAATGTCGGTTTCTAAATCTCCAAAAGCTTCCtagactttgttttatttaacttaagctttaaggttacctcaaggctcgcggtgccaaaaacgtccccgagggcaaaatggtaaatttctccaatattccctcctagacattctatcctcaaatatatctccgaatatttatttccatgacccgataaccccataacacatctaatacccaaaatacccctcgactcgccctgagtctgATTCTCGACtccattgtgactttctggctaaccgctctccaggactgtctcggatcgtgctacacaggtatatgccacatgcatatttaattcagctaaacatgcatctttatcacgtattcacataaattcacatattaaatcattattgccctccagacatgctaatcaaggccctaagccctattagcaaattcgcgTCGTTACAGTTGTGTAGGGTGAAGGCCTGTGAAGGAGCAAATGGCTTTAGATGTTTGGAACTAAGGACCATTTGGTGCTTCTTTATAATGTCTTCGGTTTTCCATTTCTCTTATTTAGCTTCTATAAGTTTTCAGATTGACACAAAAAATGAAAGATCTAGGTATGTTTGAAGCTTTTTTAGATAGTTATCATAAGCTTCTTAATGCAAAACAACCTTGGTTTTTGGTGCCATTGAAGAAAGGACTGAGAAAAAATTAAAGATCGATAATTTGAGAAGTAAATAAAGTTGAAAGTAATTGCAGATTAAGTTTGAAGTATTGGGCAAAAAGTAAAATTAGAGGTTAGAAAAGTGATTTTAAAGGAGCAGTGATTGAGCACGAGattcaaaaataataatcatgagatttcaaAGGGATGTGGATCATTTTGAAATCTTTTAGGACGCATTAAATTTATTGTTCCTTGGTTGACATGTGGTAGCTCTTAATCAAAGAATAAGGGGCTATTGTGTGGAACAAATTTATGTAATTGAAGAATGACCTAATCTCACCCGACCCTCCTTGGGTTGTTCTTGCCAGATCCTTGAGAGTCAGATCTCGCAAGACCTTAGATATTTGAACTATAACTTGCCACCTTTTTACTAGTGACATGAACCAATAATTAAGATAAGTATTACTAAACTTAAATTGACTTAATTTGTCTATAAATAAGTTTTTGAGAGAATCTTCTTGGCATCGGAGAGGCTTTTGTACAGGTACCCCTAATGGTTTCTTTCAACTCTTCAGGACTTGGTGATTCAATTCTTGCATTAATATGCAAACCTTAACCTAAATATGGAATAATATTGCTCGACAACATTTTGGATTGATCAAGATGTGATTTAATTTTAAGGGGAAAAAATAACTACCAAGTGAATTTATATATTGTggacaaatatataaatattgttgGAAAATAACTAAAGTAATAGAATCTTTTTTCTTTGCACTTCTTCCTCGAAAGTAAAGACAGTACTCAGTCAACATCATGGCAACCTTTTCCCCAGCAATTAGGCCTCAAGGACTCTGTTTTCAAAACATTGGCGTACTTGCTCTGGTACGTCTCGAACACTCAGCTGGACTAGATCAATGAGTACGAAGCTCCTACTGCACCCCATTCCAGAAGATAGTGAAATGAAATGACACAGAGGGCGTGTAAGAAAACAATGAAACATTGCTATGTTCACTGTTCGTGTCATTTTCGAGAGTGTTTGTCAAGCGTGTAGAAAAAGATGGCGTTCATCTCAGAAAACGACGCCGTCTAAAGGAACACTCCTCTCTTCCGCCAGCAAAGGAGTGCAGTAAGTTCCATCGCCGAGTGTGGAGCTGCTTGTGGACTATGCATGATTTATATATAACATTTTATCGATATTATTATTCGATGTGAAGATTCTTGTTATTTTGACGCAAGAGTACTGAGATCCTAACTTCCTGTCATCTTTAGTTAAGCATGTACGAACGTACGTATAAATTCATAATGTGTTTCTGCGTTCAAACAAGAGTTTACAAAGACAAATAATCAAACAAAACATGTACGGTAGAAAGATTGCCAAAAGGATACATACCCATGGAAAAAGAAAAACGGAAATAAATTGTTATCTTTCTCAGTTTTGAGAGTGTTTCGCACCCAAGTATTTTATTGTCTACTAAACTATCTACAATGAGTGAAAAATAAGGACAATCTTGTGAAGAAAAATAAAGCCAGTATTTCAAGCATAAAATGTCCATTTTGCCATGCAAGTTTGTGTAAGTGATGAAAAGGCCTCAAAAAGTTACACAGCACAAATGATCCGACTTTTGTAATTTGAAACAAAGAAGTTGAGTTTCGCATGAACTAACATATTATCATCATTTACAGGTCTTGTtccaagaaaaagaaaaatgaatgTTGTCAAAGCTATGCACCCAGGTAGACCAATTCACCATTGATCTTCGTATTGCTTGTGCTTGTTAGTTAGAATAACAATTTCATGTGGCTGTAACAAGTGTCTGATGAATGGCGCCGCGCCCTTCGCCTTTATGGTCTATACATTAATGGGTTACTCTGATTTCAATTACCATTGTTTCTTGAAGTACAATTAATGTGGCTAAGCTAATGTATTTATAATCAAGGGCATGTAAGGTTGTATATGCATATATTCCTTTGAAATAAGTTGTAAAAATTAGAAAGTTTGCTCGCGTTATGTAATGAATCTTATTTTGATATACAACTTCATTGCCAAGTATTTTCACAAATGTATAATCAAGTGCATACTTGTACATTTTTCGCGTGTATAATTTATTAAGCTTCAATAAACTATATGTATCTAAAGTTTTGCCAATTCAAAATCAACAATacagaaataaaaatatatatatgctttGTTGTAATCAACATTAGGATGAGTTGCTTTTCTCAAACTATAAAACCAATGCACATTTCGTATTGTATATGGATTTTTTGTATTTCAAATGGATATACATCTTTGTGGAGCCAATGATGAAGacggtgatgatgatgatgatgacgacTGAGAGTGAGAACCATCAGAAGTTGACGTGCCATGAAACAAATCTGACAAGTAATTCCCCAAATCATCAGGAGAAAACCTTACCAACAACTCCAAATTAGTCTCCTGACTCAATAAAGCTAAGTTTGCTTCATAAAACTCCTTGTATTTTGGTACTAGTTTCTTTGCTATGGAGATTTTCAACTCATCTCTCAATTTCCCATCTTGTACTATCCATGAGGTTTGCTTTTGGTATGCTTCTTCGAAAGCTGCATTAAACCTCCTGCAACTCTCTTTGGCAATATCACTTGACAATGGTGAGGATTCATTATCAGGTAAAGATGAGAGCACCTTTGTCCAAGCCATGGATTCATAGTTTGAAGCGTACAAATGAACCATCTTCATGTGTTTCGAAATCCAATCCTCGCCAAGGGGGAATTTTAGGCTGCTGGTACGCACCTTCTCTACAATAAAGTGAAGATTGTTGGCAAGGAAGAGATATGACAAAGACACATCTTTGTGAAGCTCTGCTTTGCAATCAAGCTTGCATAAGAGAACTAAGATGAGCCAAGCTAGGTGGATCGAGACTGCATCCCGTTCGCTGGAGGTCAGACTTTCAAGTAAAGATTCTTGCAGCTGTGGTAAAGTTGGTGATCTTGGATAGTCAGCAAGGACATCACAAAGTGCCCCACTATGATCTGCTAAAGATGATATGTAATCCATCACTGATATGGTCATGGGATGAATCCCTCCCCCAAGGACAACTGTTTTAGATGAATCTTTCTGGATTGTGGATTCAAAATCTGATAGAATTAAATGGATTGAATCTCTAAGTCTGATTGTGGATGAAAGTGCTTGTGACATAATAGCTGAGGTTGATTGTGAGTTGAATATTAACTCTGTTTCTGGCCACATATCAGAGAATGCTTCATACATCTCAATGAGTTGGAAAATTCTTTCTGGTGACTTTTTACTCTTTGCAACAAGTTCTGGCAATCTAAATAAATTGATTGCTCCTTCTTTGATGACCTCATAGAAACATGACTCTCTGATTGTCTCTGATGCTGAAAATACATGATCACACAGAATTCTTTCTCCTTTGAAAAGTGTTTTCACAGCAATCTTTGTAGCGTTCAACCATTTCTTAATTGTCCCATCCCGAGCTTCCAAATTCATTTTCAGAATACGAGAAGATCTGAATCGTTCAATTCCAAGCCGATACAATGCCTCATCTATGATTGACTTTCTGATAACTTTATATATCTTCACGCACTCCTTCCCATAACCACAGCCAATCATACAATCAGCTATGGACTTGAGATCAGACATGGCCTGAACTGAGACTCTTTCCAACTCTGCAATTGACTCGTCTACAGTCTCCAACTCCTCCTCAGATCGAGCCTCATCGTCATCACCAAAATTACTAGACCCCGTAGAAGATCTACTTGAAAGGGATTCAGGGTCAAGGTGATCACGGTTTCTAGACAATATATTATAAAGCTCTCTCTCAAGCCTTTTCATGGCTGTTTGCATAAGCTGTTGGGCTAGTACAAGCTTAGTAGAGGTGGCGTTTTCGGCGACAAGATAGTGCATGGCACGGCGCAAGTCATTGACAGACTTGATGAACTCTTTGCCTTCTTTCCTATTTGTTTGGAAGAGTGACGTGACTTTGGTGTAGGAAGAAGAGTTTGGATCCCATTTGTTGATGATGGTTTGTACATTATCAATGTTCTCCTCCATCATTGACAGAGAAAAAGTTTGTTTAGGAGGGGGAAGTGAGAGAGAAGTTGGCAATGAATATGATGGTGAAAGAGATTTGGAAGATGAACTGAAAAGGCTTGACATTGCTCTTCTTGGATGAAATGAGTTAGTTTTGGGGGTCTCTAGCAACATTGTGGTTGAAATGTATTACAACTCCGAAAATgaaaagagagagggagagagacttTTAAAGCTTCAAATTCAATGTGCGTTTTTGAGTTGAGGCCAATGAGAGATTTAGTATGAAGTTTGATTGGGAGGGGCCTATATATAGAGGAGAGTCAAAGGAGAGAACCTCAAAGTCTGCAATTGAGGGAGGTGGATATTTCGGCTTATGTATTTTTTTTGACCAAAGAAGGTTGATTGATTTGGGTTTGTTTGTATATGTGTCAAGCTCACAGAAAAATTAATGTAATTCCCTTAATATATTTATTGACAGGAAAACTTATGAAAGATAAAGACCCAATTAAGATAAATAGCTATTTAATCCAAATTATgctataaatatggtaaataTATGACTAACTTCTCTGGCTcaaatttacatatatataatactCTCTTTCCCAACGACTGAAAATGGatctaggatcttctttgaaGCAAAAGTCTTTAACTTTTTTCTATTgaagataaataaattaatataagaaaatatTAGTCATATACACCAGAACTTTCTTGCCAATATTATCATATATGACACCTTAAACAATGCTTATTTCAGCAGCTTTATTGATGGTTATAATAATTAGATAAATACTAGAATACTTGTCACAATAATCTAGCTCTATTTTATATATTTCGTCCGGCCATGAGTTTAAAATAAGGTAAATAGCATTTGGGTCCTTAAATTTCACTTGTATCACTTAGAttctcaataattttttttttagcaatTAGATCCCAATTTTTACTTTTTTGCTCACATAGGTCCCcatgttatgttttattaaataaacccTAATTTATAagattaaaaatgagattttaacAAAAAAAGTAAGTTaattattaccaaatatattattttggcaAATTGACCTAAATATTTTCttctaatatttagaaataatgaagaaaaaaaattctattatacttctaaaatatttaatatatcacttatatattaattagtttattatttttaataaaaatattaatatacttTAAATTTTAGATGCATGAAACTTATAAAAGATACACTTATCTATTTTCTAGTTTTTTTCTCAGTACACACAATTCTATTTAAACTCCTTATGCGTAGAAAGAATTTTAACAATTCTTGTGGAGTTTAAATAGAAATGTGTGTAGTAAAAAAAATAAGGATATGGATAGAATCACTTTTAATAAAtttcatatttctaaaatttaaaatatgtagaaatttttttattaaaaatgataaaataatctatatcttttttataaaaaaggtgtgtagataacgaaaattcttggttttgtttttttcccattaactttaacgaaatattcttatatttaatagaatattcttatatttaacagtagattgcAAATTTGACTtaaactcaaataaaattaattaaataaaataaaaggggatatttttcgatattttacaataataattatttaaaaataataaaatcatacgttttataacttatataaaatttaattaaacgtcacatattagaataatatcatattaaacatataatataatttactatcAACTAATaacaaacttctttttttttttaaaaaactagcaACAAAACTTAAATGTAACTAAAATTCatgtataatatatatactattaataccatattaatataattaatatatataataaaatccaaaCAACGACAAACTTAACAACAACGTTAAgcttattaattattatatataattttagcgGTGTATGTATATACATGTTTTAATATTAACATAcgtttaataacttaaataaaactccattaaacttaaacttcacttattagaataatatcatattaaacatgtaAAATCCTCTTAAATAGGCAAATTAAGagacaaaaatattttagttgttttcttatttttctaTGATAAAATCGTGTATGAGCTGGCATTTACTGTTGTATTTAAGCTGGAGAAAATCATAGTTTATTCTCCCTTTAATTCTTCATtctatttaaatgagaaaatctataaaaaaaaaagggtaagTTTTGTTGTAAATCGTTCCAGTTTGATCTCTGTTTGTTTATTCCTAATTTTCAGGGATAAGAAATCACACAAATGATTAAAATCGTGGTCCTCACGAGTTTGAACCTGGACTAAATTATGTCCTAGAACATTTAATCCTGAAACATCAGGATCAGATCTACGTTGACAAAATCTGTATCTGATCTTGCAGGAGTTATGATGTACAAGATTTTTTAAGATTTCAAATATTCTCTTTTAATATTTGATATCTTTGAAAAacttggcagcagtggtttttctTGTCTATAATAAATAAGAGACCATTTTCCTTTTGAAAAGTTAGCTCTTCCATTCTCTAGTTTCATGATACATCATCTGTGAGAAGAGTTTTTCTATTTGTGTTCTTTGAAAGGAATTCATTGGTATAGGTTTCACTTTCACTAGTTGTTTTTAGTACAGGTATCAAAGTATTCGTGACACACACTACCTTCGGGAGAAGGTACATCCAAGACTCACTTTGGGCTGAAGTAAGCATTCATCAACAAGCAAGAAGGGATTTCAAACTCTTGGTGAATTTACAATGATTGGATCAATAGAGTGAATACTTTTAGATTACGACAAATAATAAGAGGGAGTCTATTTTTTCCTAAGTCCAATCTATTGTATTTGTGATACTTTATTAATTAATCATCTTCTCTAGGCATGTGCCCCATGGACTAGTAGTATTCACAAGGACACTAAAACTACATAAACAATTATTATGTCTCATGTTTCTATCTATAAGTTTTCTCTACTTATTATGTGTATATTCTGATTAATCAGCATACTATTCTAATTGATCAGAGTATTTTTATGTTCAAACATTTCTTTAAATTACAGCTTTGATCAAAATTCTCAAACAACAAAAGTTGTTAATATCTGAAACGGactttcaattggtatcagagcagttcactaaactcttagtgagatcttggtGTTTTTAGTtcagtgtattttttttttcttctatgcATCATGTCATTCTTTGCAGAAGGGACCTCGACCACCATTACTAAATGATTCTAATTATCTTTACTGGAAGGtttagaatgagagccttcataAAATCACATGATGAAAAGGCATGGAGAGCCATCTTGACTGGGTGGTCAGCCCCAACTGAGGTTGATGAGAAAACAGGTGAAACAAATTTAAAATCTGAACTAAATTGGACTACCGCAAATGATTTGTTTTCTAGCTACAATAGCAAGTGTAAcgcctggttaccccaagaccgttacggtgactGTTGAACCGTAAATTTAACTtgctaaccgagttctttggttaaaaacgtgcttttaggtgttattaataggttaaggtggaaaaccaatcaaaatttACATTTATAAGTTTTTTATGATACAAAATGATCATTACTGTGTAAAATTTACAatccgccgatctaagcggcaaaaatagggtaaactccctagttcccctaaaactccttggctgtggcggtcaagcggccacatatgtacacatcaccacctaagctctccacttaaggctgggtgagcttttatttccctttacctgtaccacatagcacccatgagccaaagcccagcaagaaaacaaagtaatgcatataaatattatcaaatgattattattattataatcacacaaagcttatagctctgaacagatgagtgaatatcacttgaggttctggtaaaccataatgagtgattgacaagcaagtcactagcttaaacagatgagtgactgatgggtaagtcactagcttaaacagttgagtgactgatgggtaagccactacggggctcggcacccacagccatgtgactaaacagtcactgtggctctaagtaactagcctttggctagacaagcacttatagTATTCATCAACTTGAGGTCGGCCTAGCATTAACGCTCTTTCGAGTCATTTAAtgtagatgttgattagatctaatctttgttggcttgcgttaaacacgctaaggtcgttcttgacttatgagtcaatatcATATGACCAGTgttcagtactactgccaaacttgactaatgagtcacagcttcacaattgatactgacaccattgccaattctgactattcagtcaataccatgcacaagtgagcaagatttgctaagcattcaataatcaatccatgtccacatctaaacattcaacatgcctcatgaataaccatgcatgtcacatatggggtgcagttttctcacctctGATTCGAgggagaattaataaaagaatgacccttgagaacgatctatcttttagttccttagcggtcacctagtcataaccaattggaaactattaataaagtaaattaatgaaaggttcacaatctaaaaccacacttccgggaccaatcccacactctcgagactctcaatctactcaaatggggtaaaggaaccaacacccaagccttaaaaaccatcccgagccctaaaaatgaaACTTTCTGAAGTTGGCCTAGTGCTAAGGCGTTGCCAAATGGCGCCGAGGCGCTGACCCAAGGCAGAGAGGCCCAAATCTCTGCCCTGCATAGCACTAGGGCACCAGGACTGGCGCTGGGGCGACAACCTCAGATTAGAGAAAtttctggttttccctccttgcgatttcccttgaaaccaaccctccaaactaATCCCAAacattaccaaaacatccaattcaacccctaaacttcatctgcatcataccctcatcaaaacccaagcaaccaaactcaaaaacttccACTAATTCCCAATTATCCACATCAAAAtttataagctgaaaactataaggaAAACAGAGCAAATCTTAaagttcatggatgatttcttatctcaagctggttttgagtcctcttcaatggatgaactaagtttataaactccaaactttgattttctagcttgtttcttcaatttgggctcaaaaactccaaaggagaaagaTGGAAGATGATGAACGTGAGGAAGGGTGAAGCAACTCtatttttggttctgttttctaCAGGTTTCTACAACCCAAAAGTAGAtatatatcctaggggtgaaatgactatttttcccctaggtcatttaaaagt
This genomic interval from Humulus lupulus chromosome 8, drHumLupu1.1, whole genome shotgun sequence contains the following:
- the LOC133798481 gene encoding exocyst complex component EXO70H1-like yields the protein MLLETPKTNSFHPRRAMSSLFSSSSKSLSPSYSLPTSLSLPPPKQTFSLSMMEENIDNVQTIINKWDPNSSSYTKVTSLFQTNRKEGKEFIKSVNDLRRAMHYLVAENATSTKLVLAQQLMQTAMKRLERELYNILSRNRDHLDPESLSSRSSTGSSNFGDDDEARSEEELETVDESIAELERVSVQAMSDLKSIADCMIGCGYGKECVKIYKVIRKSIIDEALYRLGIERFRSSRILKMNLEARDGTIKKWLNATKIAVKTLFKGERILCDHVFSASETIRESCFYEVIKEGAINLFRLPELVAKSKKSPERIFQLIEMYEAFSDMWPETELIFNSQSTSAIMSQALSSTIRLRDSIHLILSDFESTIQKDSSKTVVLGGGIHPMTISVMDYISSLADHSGALCDVLADYPRSPTLPQLQESLLESLTSSERDAVSIHLAWLILVLLCKLDCKAELHKDVSLSYLFLANNLHFIVEKVRTSSLKFPLGEDWISKHMKMVHLYASNYESMAWTKVLSSLPDNESSPLSSDIAKESCRRFNAAFEEAYQKQTSWIVQDGKLRDELKISIAKKLVPKYKEFYEANLALLSQETNLELLVRFSPDDLGNYLSDLFHGTSTSDGSHSQSSSSSSSPSSSLAPQRCISI